Proteins from one Ahaetulla prasina isolate Xishuangbanna chromosome 2, ASM2864084v1, whole genome shotgun sequence genomic window:
- the TMEM215 gene encoding transmembrane protein 215: protein MRPDDINPRTGLVVALVSVFLVFGFMFTVSGIKGETLGDIPLLAIGPAICLPGIAAIALTRKTDGCTKWPNVSFCPPCGCCRKKPQDKEVLELLRTPSDLESGKSSCDELALKARDPQPAEATHQVACGGKDSLAAPAARDCVGLDPKVAQEEMLRYLEKCYPEMPGGNIFVAEASPYSALDQPQGESPGLEGVAAAASPWPAEDDLNVVPSDSIIVCSYTESSPYDRYCCYINPTEDLTSDPQEIV from the coding sequence ATGCGACCCGACGACATCAACCCTCGGACTGGACTGGTGGTGGCTTTGGTCAGCGTCTTCTTggtgtttggcttcatgttcacgGTTTCCGGGATCAAAGGCGAGACTTTGGGGGACATCCCACTTCTGGCCATCGGACCGGCCATCTGCTTACCCGGCATCGCCGCGATCGCCCTGACGAGGAAAACCGACGGCTGCACCAAATGGCCCAACGTCAGCTTTTGCCCCCCGTGCGGCTGCTGCCGCAAGAAACCCCAGGACAAGGAGGTCCTGGAGTTGCTGAGGACCCCTTCGGACCTGGAGTCCGGCAAAAGCAGCTGCGACGAGCTGGCCCTGAAAGCCCGAGACCCCCAGCCGGCTGAGGCGACCCACCAGGTGGCCTGCGGGGGGAAAGACTCACTCGCCGCCCCCGCCGCGCGGGATTGCGTCGGCTTGGACCCCAAAGTGGCTCAGGAGGAAATGTTGAGGTACTTGGAGAAGTGCTATCCGGAGATGCCCGGCGGGAACATTTTTGTGGCCGAGGCCTCTCCTTACAGTGCCTTAGACCAGCCGCAGGGGGAATCCCCTGGCCTCGAGGGGGTCGCCGCCGCTGCCTCCCCCTGGCCGGCGGAGGACGATTTGAACGTCGTCCCCAGCGACAGCATCATCGTTTGCTCCTACACGGAGAGCAGCCCTTACGACAGGTACTGTTGTTATATAAACCCCACCGAAGACCTCACTTCGGATCCCCAGGAGATCGTTTGA